From the Burkholderia mayonis genome, one window contains:
- a CDS encoding PhzF family phenazine biosynthesis protein, translating to MIVDIVWWDLDGSTPTIESLKAHLHDGTVGRWTNVPGLRQKHWIADAEKNRWGAIMLWDGSRPPAHLMPPNDAQNLIGRPVSLRARFAVEASVERSDIQRFMRALAPSPLHANTAEPGPASSPIDYLVVDAFTRTPLEGNPVAVFLVDETLAPQRMQQIAREMNLSEVTFVMPPRNDGDVHVRIFTPVNELPFAGHPLLGTAVALRHLKAQDRFVFETGMGPVTFDVHSEQPGLAFVTMQQPIPTWQRYEHADRLLDALGLNASTLPVEAYRNGPRHVLVGCPNASALSNVHPDHRALAQFEDMSAICLAPAGDHWRCRMFSPAYGVTEDAATGSAAGPIAIHLARHRQIPWGQALHILQGVEIKRPSHMYALVTGTEHDIRSVEVSGHGAVVARGRLGI from the coding sequence ATGATCGTCGACATCGTTTGGTGGGATCTGGACGGATCCACACCGACCATCGAATCGCTGAAAGCGCATTTGCACGACGGCACCGTCGGCCGCTGGACGAACGTGCCTGGCTTGAGACAGAAGCATTGGATAGCGGATGCGGAAAAGAACCGCTGGGGAGCGATCATGCTCTGGGACGGCAGCCGCCCCCCGGCCCACCTGATGCCCCCGAACGACGCACAAAACCTGATCGGACGGCCGGTTTCCCTGCGCGCACGCTTCGCGGTCGAAGCAAGCGTCGAACGCAGCGATATCCAGCGCTTCATGCGCGCCCTAGCCCCCTCGCCACTGCACGCGAATACGGCCGAACCGGGACCGGCTTCGTCTCCGATCGACTACCTCGTGGTCGACGCATTCACCCGCACTCCGCTCGAAGGCAATCCCGTCGCCGTCTTTCTCGTCGACGAGACGCTCGCGCCGCAGCGCATGCAACAGATCGCCCGCGAAATGAACCTCTCGGAAGTCACGTTCGTAATGCCGCCCAGGAACGACGGCGATGTGCACGTGCGCATCTTCACGCCGGTCAACGAGCTGCCGTTCGCAGGCCACCCGCTGCTGGGCACCGCAGTGGCGCTCAGGCATCTGAAAGCGCAGGACCGCTTCGTGTTCGAAACCGGCATGGGTCCCGTCACCTTCGATGTGCACTCCGAACAACCCGGCCTCGCATTCGTCACAATGCAGCAGCCGATTCCGACCTGGCAGCGCTACGAGCACGCCGATCGCCTGCTCGACGCGCTCGGCCTGAACGCCTCCACGCTCCCCGTCGAAGCATATCGAAACGGCCCCCGCCATGTGCTCGTCGGCTGTCCCAACGCCTCCGCGCTGTCGAACGTCCACCCGGATCATCGCGCGCTCGCCCAATTCGAGGACATGTCGGCCATTTGCCTCGCACCCGCCGGCGACCATTGGCGCTGCCGGATGTTCTCGCCCGCCTACGGCGTCACAGAGGACGCGGCGACCGGCTCCGCGGCCGGTCCCATCGCCATTCACCTCGCACGGCATCGACAGATTCCCTGGGGACAAGCGCTACACATCCTCCAGGGCGTCGAGATCAAGCGCCCCTCGCACATGTACGCGCTCGTGACGGGAACGGAGCACGACATCCGGTCCGTCGAGGTCAGCGGACATGGCGCCGTCGTCGCTCGAGGCCGGCTTGGCATCTAG